The following proteins are co-located in the Calliphora vicina chromosome 2, idCalVici1.1, whole genome shotgun sequence genome:
- the Mhc gene encoding myosin heavy chain, muscle isoform X14 produces MPRPIASQEDEDPSPYLFVSLEQRRIDQSKPYDSKKNCWVPDEKEGYLLGEIKATKGDIVSVSLPGGEQKDFKSDKVEKTNPPKYEKVEDMADMTVLNTPCVLHNLRQRYYAKLIYTYSGLFCVAINPYKRYPVYTNRCAKMYRGKRRNEVPPHIFAISDGAYVDMLTNHVNQSMLITGESGAGKTENTKKVIAYFATVGASTKKDESQKNKGSLEDQVVQTNPVLEAFGNAKTVRNDNSSRFGKFIRIHFGPTGKLAGADIETYLLEKARVISQQSLERSYHIFYQIMSGSVAGVKDYCLLSNNVYDYHIVSQGKVTVASIDDADEFHLTDQAFDILGFTKQEKEDVYRITAAVMHMGGMKFKQRGREEQAEQDGEEEGGRVAKLFGCDCAELYKNLLKPRIKVGNEFVTQGRNVQQVTNSIGALCKGVFDRLFKWLVKKCNETLDTKQKRQHFIGVLDIAGFEIFDFNGFEQLCINFTNEKLQQFFNHHMFVLEQEEYKREGIDWAFIDFGMDLLACIDLIEKPMGILSILEEESMFPKATDQTFAEKLTNTHLGKSAPFQKPKPPKPGQQAAHFAIGHYAGVVSYNITGWLEKNKDPLNDTVVDQFKKSQNKLLIEIFADHPGQSGGGEQAKGGRGKKGGGFATVSSAYKEQLNSLMTTLRSTQPHFVRCIIPNEMKQPGLVDAHLVMHQLTCNGVLEGIRICRKGFPNRMVYSDFKQRYQILNPRGIKGLDDPKKATKILIESTELNDDQYRLGNTKVFFRAGVLGQMEEFRDERLGKIMSWMQAWARGYLARKGFKKLQEQRVALKVVQRNLRKYLQLRTWPWYKLWQKVKPLLNVSRVEDEIARLEEKAKKAEEAHAAEVKVRKELEALNAKLLAEKTALLDSLSGEKGALQDYQERCSKLQAQKNDLENQLRDIQERLTQEEDARNQLFQQKKKGDQEVSGLKKDIEDLELSVQKAEQDKATKDHQIRNLNDEIAHQDELINKLNKEKKMQGESNQKTGEELQAAEDKINHLNKVKSKLEQTLDELEDSLEREKKLRGDIEKSKRKVEGDLKLTQEAVSDLERNKKELEQTIQRKDKELSSITAKLEDEQVVVSKHQRQIKELQARIEELEEEVEAERQARAKAEKQRADLARELEELGERLEEAGGATSAQIELNKKREAELSKLRRDLEEANIQHESTLANLRKKHNDSIAEMAEQVDQLNKLKAKAEKEKNDYYGQLNDLRAGVDHITNEKAAQEKIAKQLQHTLNEVQSKLDETNRTLNDFDAAKKKLSIENSDLLRQLEEAESQVSQLSKIKISLTTQLEDTKRLADEESRERATLLGKFRNLEHDLDNLREQVEEEAEGKADLQRQLSKANAEAQIWRSKYESDGVARSEELEEAKRKLQARLAEAEETIESLNQKCIGLEKTKQRLSTEVEDLQLEVDRANAIANAAEKKQKAFDKIIGEWKLKVDDLAAELDASQKECRNYSTELFRLKGAYEEGQEQLEAVRRENKNLADEVKDLLDQIGEGGRNIHEIEKARKRLEAEKDELQAALEEAEAALEQEENKVLRAQLELSQVRQEIDRRIQEKEEEFENTRKNHQRALDSMQASLEAEAKGKAEALRMKKKLEADINELEIALDHANKANAEAQKNIKRYQQQLKDIQTALEEEQRARDDAREQLGISERRANALQNELEESRTLLEQADRGRRQAEQELADAHEQLNEVSAQNASISAAKRKLESELQTLHSDLDELLNEAKNSEEKAKKAMVDAARLADELRAEQDHAQTQEKLRKALEQQIKELQVRLDEAEANALKGGKKAIQKLEQRCRELENELDGEQRRHADAQKNLRKSERRIKELSFQSEEDRKNHERMQDLVDKLQQKIKTYKRQIEEAEEIAALNLAKFRKAQQELEEAEERADMAEQAISKFRAKGRAGSVGRGASPAPRAMSVRPQLDGMAFPPRFDLAPEDF; encoded by the exons ATGCCGCGTCCAATTGCTAGCCAAGAAGATGAGGATCCAAGCCCATACTTGTTTGTATCATTGGAACAAAGGCGTATCGATCAATCGAAACCCTATGACTCTAAGAAGAACTGTTGGGTTCCCGATGAGAAAGAGGGTTATCTCCTTGGTGAAATTAAGGCCACCAAGGGTGATATCGTCAGCGTTAGCTTGCCCGGCGGTGAG caaaaagATTTCAAATCCGATAAAGTGGAAAAAACCAATCCACCAAAATACGAAAAAGTTGAAGATATGGCTGATATGACTGTCTTGAACACTCCTTGTGTGTTGCACAATTTGAGACAACGTTACTATGCCAAACTCATCTAC accTACTCTGGTCTTTTCTGCGTTGCCATCAATCCCTACAAGCGTTACCCCGTATATACCAACCGTTGCGCTAAGATGTACCGTGGTAAGCGCCGTAATGAAGTGCCACCCCATATTTTCGCCATTTCTGATGGTGCCTACGTCGACATGTTGACCAACCACGTCAATCAATCTATGTTGATTACCGGTGAGTCTGGTGCTGGTAAGACTGAAAACACCAAGAAGGTAATTGCTTACTTCGCCACCGTCGGTGCCTCCACCAAGAAGGACGAATCCCAAAAGAACAAGGGTTCCTTGGAAGATCAAGTCGTACAAACCAATCCTGTTCTTGAAGCCTTCGGTAACGCCAAGACCGTCCGTAACGATAACTCTTCTCGTTTC GGTAAATTCATCCGTATTCATTTCGGCCCCACTGGTAAATTGGCTGGTGCTGATATTGAAACTT ACTTGTTGGAAAAGGCTCGTGTCATCTCCCAACAATCTTTGGAACGTTCTTACCACATTTTCTACCAGATCATGTCTGGTTCTGTTGCCGGTGTTAAAG attACTGTTTGTTGTCCAACAACGTCTACGATTACCACATTGTCTCTCAGGGCAAGGTTACTGTTGCCAGTATCGATGATGCTGATGAATTCCACCTTACCGAT caaGCCTTCGATATCTTGGGCTTCACCAAGCAAGAAAAGGAAGATGTCTACAGAATCACCGCCGCTGTCATGCACATGGGTGGCATGAAGTTCAAGCAACGTGGTCGCGAAGAACAGGCTGAACAAGATGGTGAAGAAGAAGGTGGCCGTGTTGCCAAGTTGTTCGGTTGCGATTGCGCTGAATTGTACAAGAACTTGTTGAAACCCCGCATTAAGGTCGGTAACGAATTCGTCACCCAAGGTCGTAACGTACAACAAGTCACCAACTCCATCGGTGCTCTCTGCAAGGGTGTCTTCGATCGTCTCTTCAAATGGTTGGTCAAGAAGTGTAACGAAACTTTGGATACCAAGCAAAAACGTCAACACTTCATTGGTGTATTGGATATTGCtggttttgaaattttcgac TTCAATGGTTTCGAACAATTGTGTATCAACTTTACTAATGAGAAGTTGCAACAATTCTTTAACCATCACATGTTTGTGTTGGAACAAGAAGAATACAAGCGCGAAGGCATTGACTGGGCCTTTATTGATTTCGGTATGGATTTGTTGGCCTGTATTGATTTGATTGAAAAG cCTATGGGTATCTTGTCCATCCTTGAAGAAGAGTCTATGTTCCCCAAGGCTACTGATCAAACATTCGCCGAAAAGTTGACCAACACTCACTTGGGCAAATCTGCTCCCTTCCAGAAGCCCAAGCCTCCAAAGCCTGGTCAACAAGCTGCTCACTTCGCTATTGGCCATTATGCTGGTGTTGTATCCTATAACATCACCGGTTGGTTGGAAAAGAACAAGGATCCCTTGAACGACACTGTTGTCGATCAATTCAAGAAGTCTCAAAACAAATTGTTGATCGAAATCTTCGCTGATCACCCTGGCCAATCCGGTGGCGGTGAACAAGCTAAGGGCGGTCGTGGTAAGAAGGGTGGTGGCTTCGCTACTGTATCTTCAGCCTACAAGGAACAATTGAACAGCTTGATGACCACCTTGCGTTCAACTCAACCTCATTTCGTACGTTGCATCATTCCCAACGAAATGAAACAACCTGGTCTTGTAGATGCTCATTTGGTTATGCATCAATTGACCTGTAACGGTGTACTTGAAGGTATCCGTATTTGCCGTAAAGGTTTCCCCAACAGAATGGTATACTCTGATTTCAAGCAACG TTACCAGATCCTTAACCCCAGAGGTATCAAGGGACTCGACGATCCCAAGAAAGCCACCAAGATCTTGATTGAATCCACTGAACTTAACGATGATCAATACCGTTTGGGTAACACTAAG GTGTTCTTCCGTGCCGGTGTCTTGGGTCAAATGGAAGAATTCCGTGATGAACGTTTGGGCAAGATCATGTCCTGGATGCAAGCCTGGGCTCGCGGTTACTTGGCTCGCAAGGGCTTCAAGAAATTGCAAGAACAACGTGTTGCCCTCAAGGTTGTGCAACGCAACTTGCGCAAATACTTGCAATTGCGTACCTGGCCCTGGTACAAATTGTGGCAAAAGGTCAAGCCTTTGCTCAATGTATCCCGCGTTGAAGATGAAATTGCT CGTCTTGAAGAGAAGGCTAAGAAGGCTGAAGAAGCTCATGCTGCCGAAGTTAAGGTACGCAAGGAATTGGAAGCCCTTAATGCTAAGTTGTTAGCTGAAAAGACTGCCTTGTTGGACTCCTTGTCCGGCGAAAAGGGTGCTTTGCAAGACTACCAAGAAAGATGCTCCAAACTCCAAGCCCAAAAGAACGACCTCGAAAATCAATTGCGC GACATCCAAGAGCGCTTGACCCAAGAGGAAGATGCCCGCAACCAATTGTTCCAACAGAAAAAGAAGGGTGACCAAGAAGTCTCTGGCCTCAAAAAGGACATTGAAGACTTGGAATTGAGCGTCCAAAAGGCCGAACAAGATAAGGCTACCAAGGACCACCAAATCCGCAACTTGAACGATGAAATCGCCCACCAAGACGAACTCATCAACAAGTTGAACAAGGAGAAGAAGATGCAAGGTGAATCCAACCAGAAGACTGGTGAGGAACTCCAAGCCGCCGAAGACAAGATCAACCACTTGAACAAGGTCAAGTCCAAGTTGGAACAAACCTTGGATGAATTGGAAGACTCCTTGGAACGCGAGAAGAAATTGCGCGGTGACATCGAGAAGTCCAAGCGCAAGGTTGAAGGTGACTTGAAACTTACCCAAGAAGCCGTCTCCGATTTGGAACGCAACAAAAAGGAATTGGAACAAACCATCCAACGCAAGGACAAGGAATTGTCCTCCATCACCGCCAAATTGGAAGATGAACAAGTTGTTGTCAGCAAGCACCAACGCCAAATCAAGGAATTGCAAGCCCGCATCGAAGAATTGGAAGAAGAAGTCGAAGCCGAACGTCAAGCTCGCGCCAAGGCTGAGAAACAACGTGCTGATTTGGCTCGCGAATTGGAGGAATTGGGTGAACGTCTTGAAGAAGCCGGTGGTGCTACTTCTGCCCAAATTGAACTCAACAAGAAGCGTGAAGCCGAACTCAGCAAATTGCGTCGTGACTTGGAAGAAGCCAACATTCAACATGAATCTACCTTGGCTAACTTGCGCAAGAAGCACAACGATTCTATCGCTGAAATGGCCGAACAAGTTGATCAACTCAACAAATTGAAGGCTAA GGCTGAAAAGGAGAAGAACGACTACTATGGTCAATTGAACGATCTCCGCGCTGGTGTTGACCACATTACCAACGAGAAg gCTGCCCAAGAAAAGATTGCCAAGCAATTGCAACACACCCTCAATGAAGTCCAATCCAAATTGGATGAAACCAACAGAACCCTCAACGACTTCGATGCCGCCAAGAAGAAGCTTTCCATTGAAAACTCCGACCTCTTGCGCCAATTGGAAGAAGCCGAATCCCAAGTTTCCCAATTGTCCAAGATCAAGATCTCCCTCACCACTCAATTGGAAGATACCAAGCGTTTGGCTGATGAAGAATCCCGCGAACGTGCCACCCTTTTGGGCAAATTCCGCAACTTGGAACACGACTTGGATAACCTCCGCGAACAAGTAGAAGAAGAAGCTGAAGGCAAGGCCGATTTGCAACGTCAACTCAGCAAGGCTAACGCTGAAGCTCAAATCTGGCGCAGCAAGTACGAATCTGATGGTGTTGCCCGCTCCGAAGAATTGGAAGAAGCCAAGAGGAAGTTGCAAGCTCGCTTGGCCGAAGCCGAGGAAACCATCGAATCCCTCAACCAAAAATGCATTGGCCTCGAGAAGACCAAGCAACGCTTGTCCACCGAAGTCGAAGATTTGCAATTGGAAGTCGACCGTGCCAACGCTATTGCCAACGCCGCCGAGAAGAAACAAAAGGCCTTCGACAAGATCATTGGCGAATGGAAACTTAAGGTTGACGATTTGGCTGCTGAACTTGATGCCTCCCAAAAGGAATGCCGCAACTACTCCACCGAATTGTTCCGTCTCAAGGGTGCCTACGAAGAAGGCCAAGAACAATTGGAAGCCGTCCGTCGTGAAAACAAGAACTTGGCTGATGAAGTCAAGGACTTGCTCGACCAAATCGGTGAAGGTGGCCGCAACATTCACGAAATCGAAAAGGCCCGCAAACGCTTGGAAGCCGAAAAGGATGAACTCCAAGCTGCCCTCGAAGAAGCTGAAGCTGCTTTGGAACAAGAAGAAAACAAGGTATTGCGCGCTCAATTGGAATTGTCCCAAGTTCGTCAAGAAATCGATCGCCGCATCCAAGAGAAGGAAGAAGAATTCGAAAACACCCGCAAGAACCACCAACGTGCTCTCGACTCCATGCAAGCCTCCCTCGAAGCCGAAGCCAAGGGTAAGGCTGAGGCCCTTCGCATGAAGAAGAAGTTGGAAGCTGACATCAACGAATTGGAAATTGCTTTGGATCACGCCAACAAG GCTAACGCCGAGGCCCAAAAGAACATCAAACGCTACCAACAACAACTCAAGGACATCCAAACCGCCCTTGAAGAAGAACAAAGAGCTCGTGATGATGCCCGCGAACAATTGGGTATCTCCGAACGTCGTGCCAACGCTCTCCAAAACGAATTGGAAGAATCCCGCACCCTCCTCGAACAAGCCGATCGCGGTCGTCGTCAAGCCGAACAAGAATTGGCCGATGCCCACGAACAACTCAACGAAGTTTCCGCCCAAAACGCCTCCATCTCCGCTGCCAAGAGGAAATTGGAATCTGAACTCCAAACACTCCACTCTGATTTGGATGAATTATTGAACGAAGCCAAGAACTCCGAAGAGAAGGCCAAGAAGGCTATGGTTGATGCTGCCCGTCTCGCCGATGAACTCCGCGCTGAACAAGACCACGCCCAAACCCAAGAAAAACTCAGAAAGGCCCTTGAACAACAAATCAAGGAATTGCAAGTCCGTTTGGATGAAGCTGAAGCCAACGCCCTCAAGGGAGGCAAGAAGGCTATCCAAAAATTGGAACAACGCTGCCGCGAATTGGAGAACGAATTGGATGGTGAACAAAGAAGACACGCCGATGCCCAAAAGAACCTCCGCAAATCCGAACGTCGCATTAAGGAATTGAGCTTCCAATCTGAAGAAGACCGCAAGAACCACGAACGTATGCAAGACTTGGTTGACAAACTCCAACAAAAGATCAAGACATACAAGAGGCAAATCGAAGAAGCCGAAGAAATCGCCGCCCTCAACTTGGCCAAATTCCGCAAAGCCCAACAAGAACTTGAAGAAGCCGAAGAACGTGCCGATATGGCTGAACAAGCCATCAGCAAATTCCGTGCCAAGGGACGTGCCGGTTCCGTTGGCCGTGGTGCCAGCCCCGCG CCCCGTGCTATGTCCGTGCGGCCACAATTGGACGGTATGGCTTTCCCACCAAGATTCGACCTTGCTCCCGAAGATTTCTAA